ACCGGCATGACCGTCGATCTGCCCGAGGGGCTCTTCCAGATCTCCGACTTCCAGCACGTCAAGCCGGGCAAGGGCGGAGCCTTCGTGCGCACCACCCTCAAGAACGTGCGCACGGGTGCGGTTCTCGACCGCACGTTCCGCGCCGGCGAGAAGATGGAGCGCGCCATCATCGACAAGCGCGAGATGCAGTACCTCTACAACGACGGGCACAACTATGTGTTCATGAACACCGACACCTACGAGCAGATGGAGGTGTCGCCCGAGACACTCGGTGACACCGTCA
Above is a genomic segment from Acidimicrobiales bacterium containing:
- the efp gene encoding elongation factor P, whose product is MAQISTADFKTGMTVDLPEGLFQISDFQHVKPGKGGAFVRTTLKNVRTGAVLDRTFRAGEKMERAIIDKREMQYLYNDGHNYVFMNTDTYEQMEVSPETLGDTVNYLIESNNANLLMYGTEIIGVDMPAAVIMEIVETEPGVQGDRVSGARKPATVQTGLVVQVPLFVEQGEKIKVDTRSGEYLERAN